Genomic segment of Fischerella sp. PCC 9605:
CAACGATTGACTTTTCCATTAAACCAATTCGAGATCAAACAGAGCAAGTAGTTTTGTTAGCTTGGGAAGGTTGGGACATTAGCAATTACAAGCGTGCTGAAGCAGAAATCCGCCAACTCAAATCACAACTACAGCAAAGTGTGAGCGCACCAACAGCACTAATAGAAGTTGCCACGCACCAAAAAGAACAATTACTGCAAGCCGAGACGGAACGTCAGTTAGCGCAGCAGGCATTACAGCAAAGCGATCGCCGCTACGCTACCCTAGCAAAAATGTCTCCTGTTGGCATATTCCATACAGATGCTGTTGGCAACTGTCTTTATGTGAACGAGCGTTGGTGTGAAATTGCTGGGTTAACTCCAGAACAAGCACTCGGTCTGGGTTGGGTAGCCGCTATCCATCCCGAAGATAGACAGCAGGTTCTGGCTAAATGGAACCAAAGCGTACAAAAAAAGCTACCATTTCGCGCTGAGTACCGATTTCAACAACCAGGCGGTAAAACAGTTTGGTTGTTAGGACAAGCAGTTGCCGAAACTCAGGAAAACGGTGAGGTAGTAGGTTACATCGGCACAGTAACTGATATCACCGATCGCAAACTAGTAGAGCAAGCTTTGCGGGAGAGTGAGGAACGATTCCACGCTATGGCCGACACCGCACCCGTAATGATCTGGATGTCTGGTATCGATAAGCTTTGTGATTATTTTAACAAACCTTGGCTGGAATTTACCGGACGCACAATGGCGCAAGAGCTAGGCAACGGCTGGGCAGAGGGAGTACATCCCGACGATATAGAACGTTGCTTAGATACATATGTTACGGCTTTTGATGCGCGGCAACCATTTAAAATGGAATATCGCCTCAGGCGTTTTGATGGTGAATATTGTTGGGTTTTAGATACAGGTGCGCCGAGGTGGAATGCTGATGGTAGTTTTGCTGGGTATATAGGTTCATGCATTGATATTAGCGATCGCAAGCAGACAGAATTAAATCTGACGCGGATGAATACGATTTTGGCCCAAACAACAGCGATGTTGAAGAAGCGCAATGATGAATTAGATCAATTTGCCTATGTGGCTTCCCATGATTTGAAAGCACCTTTACGGGCGATCGCTAATCTTTCCGAATGGATTGAAGAAGACCTGCAAGACCAGCTAACAGAAGAAAACCAAAAGCAAATGGATTTGTTGCGCGGACGAGTCCGCCGTATGGAAGCTTTAATTAACGGGTTGCTGGAATATTCCCGGATTGGGCGTATCCAAACGCCTGTGTCTGTTGTGAATGTGGGTGAATTATTACAGGAAGTAATTGAATCGCTGGCACCGCCACCTACTTTTACCATTGACATCCAACCAGGAATGCCTACTTTGAAAACGAAGCGATTGCCTCTGCAACAGGTGTTTACTAACTTGATTGGGAATGCAATTCAACACCACACCCGACCTGACGGTCATGTCAAAATTTCTGTGCAAGACCGGAACGATTATTACGAATTTGCCGTCACAGATGATGGCCCTGGTATTGCCCCTGAGTACCAGGATAAAGTATTTGTAATTTTCCAAACACTAGAGGCACGCGATCGCAAAGAAAGCACAGGAGTTGGTTTGGCAATTGTTAAGAAAATTGTAGAAACCGAAACAGGTGCGATCGCCTTGGAGTCCCGCCTTGGTGGAAGTAGCACCTTCCGCTTTACTTGGCCTAAGCAAGCGAGAGAATAAAACTGCTTAAGCTTTTTATAGACAAAACTTTCTTAGCAACTATGGCCAATGGCTGAAGACGTAGTTCAATCGGTCAAATTACAATTAGTTTAGCTAGTTTAAGTAGTAATTTTTTTTACTACTTTTTCTTGGTTCTATGCTTTAAAGTTGTGGAACTTATATTTCATGCTGTTAGTAGCTGTTGGTTGCACCATACATCTGCTGAGCAGCAACAAACAAACTCTAGACCGAAATCTATAGCAAATCGAGTAGGATTGCGATGATTTTCAGTTAGCTAATTACTTATTTTTAATAAAGTATTTATGATTTAGTAATTAGCTGCCACCCTGACTCTGAATAGTCTAGTCAAGAAACCAAATTAGAGAGAAAACCAACTCAATTTAAACTGAAAGATGGCAGAAAGATCGATCAATATACTGTTAGTGGAGGATGATGAAGTAGATGTAATGAATGTCAAGCGGGCATTCAAAAAAGTTAATATTACCAACCCACTTTACGTTGCCACTAACGGAGTCGAAGCTCTAACAATGCTACGTGGTAACAATGGAAAACCTCCAGAGGTTCCTGATTCACGGCGCTTAATTTTGCTTGATTTAAATATGCCCAAAATGGGTGGAATCGAATTCTTGCAAGAGCTACGATCAGACTCACAATTAAGACCAACTCCTGTAGTAGTAATGACAACTTCCAATCAAGATAAAGATCGAGTGGAAGCTTATAATTTGAATGTTGCTGGCTATCTATTGAAGCCTGTGACATTTGCTAATTTTATTGAACTAATGGCAACGCTCAACAAATATTGGACGCTGTGCGAAATGCCTTAATTAGTCAAGAGTCAAGAGTTGTACAGACGTGCCATGGCACGTCTGTACAGAGTCAAAAGCAAATGACAAATGACAAATTTTTTAGGGTGGTTGAAAAATTTCAATGTTATACAAGAATTTATATGTAAGAGCAATAGCTAATGGCGATGGAAGAAACGCTAAAAATACTAGTTGTAGACGATGACGAAGTAGACCGCATGGGAGTGCGCCGAGCCTTAAAGGCAGCTGGTGTAAATGTAGAGCTGTTTGAGGCGGAGGATTGTAACGGCGCGATCGCTGCCTTGAGGAATACTTCTTTCGACTGCGTTTTCCTTGACTATCGCTTACCAGATCAAGATGGTTTAACCTTAATCAATGAAATACGTTCTCACGGCGTCAAAGTACCTTTGGTAGTCCTCACGGGCCAAGGAGATGAGCAAATTGCTGTGGAACTGATGAAAGCGGGTGCTACAGACTACCTCTCCAAGTCTAGAGTCTCCCCAGAAACCCTGGCACAAGTTCTGCGGAATGCCATGCGGGTTTACAAAGCCGAAATGCAAGTAGCTTTAGCAAATCAACGACTGCGAGAAAGCAATGAGTTGCTAACTCGTAAAAATCAAGAACTTGAGGCTCAACAGCAACAGATAGAATTACAAAACCTCAAACTCAAGGAAGCATCACAGCTAAAATCGCAGTTTTTAGCAACCATATCTCATGAATTGCGAACCCCGATGAATGCCATTATTGGCTTTTCCCAGTTATTGTTACGTCCTAAATGCGGGGATTTGACTACCCAGCAGAGAGATATGGTAGAACGCATCCTCAACAATAGCAAGCACTTACTAATGCTGCTCAATGAAGTTCTCGATTTTTCTAAATTAGAGGTAGGCAGGTTAAATCTCAAGCCAGAAATCTTTGATCTCTCACAGGTAGTTAAAACCACCGTAGCGGAAACCACGTCCCTAGCAGAGGCAAAAAAACTTTCCGTGCACGTTCAGGCTGAATTGCAAAACCGCATGGTGTTTAACGATCCTCTGCGCTTGCGACAAATTCTAATGAATTTACTATCTAATGCAATTAAATTTACAGAGTCGGGTAGCATCGGAGTAGATGTCAAAGAACTGGCAGATAATCGAATCGAAATAGCAGTTTGGGATACAGGTATTGGTATTGCTTCCTCAGATTTACAATATATTTTTGAAGCTTTCCGACAACTTGACCAGAGTATCACTCGCAAATATCCTGGCACAGGTCTGGGTTTACCGATTGTAGATGCACTAGTGCAAATGATGGGTGGCAAAATCAGTGTCGAAAGTGAATTGGGTCAAGGTTCGGTGTTTCGCATTGAACTGCCGCGTCACATTTCATCAAAGCAGCAAAATCAAGATAGAATGTCCAAACTTACTCACCTATCATCAACATCAAAAAAACACTTAGCCAAACAACAAGACAACCTCCGTTTTGCTCAAGAAGGAATGCAGGGACTACCAAGAGAAAGAGGAGACAGGTAATTTTCACCCGCTTGCTAGCAGCTAAAATAATAAATTGTTTTGCAGTTGAAAAGTAAATAAAATATGTTACCAGCTACAAATTCAAAAGTAGATCGTATTCTTGCTGTCGATGATACTCCCGACAACCTCGTTCTGCTGCAAACAATTTTGGAGATTGAGGGGTACGAAATTGAATTAGTAGCAGATGGTGCAACTGCGTTACAAAAAATAGAACAATCTCCCCCCGATTTGATTCTGCTAGATGTGATGATGCCAGGGTTGGATGGTTATGAAGTCACGCGCCGCATCCGTAGTAACCCGATTATAGATTACATTCCCATCCTGTTGTTAACTGCGTTTCATGATGTCAGTGTCGTTGAAGGTTTAGATGCGGGGGCAGATGACTTTATCCGCAAACCATTCGATCAAGATGAACTACTCGCCAGAGTGCGATCGCTGTTGCGATTAAAGCACAGTCTTGACGAACAAAAAAAATTATTTAGCCAGCAAGAAGACTTTGTTTCTCGTCTGACTCACGATTTGCGGACTCCTTTAGTGGCTGCAGACAGAATGCTGAATTTATTTCAACAGGAAGCCTTCTGCAAAATCTCGCCAGAAATGAAACAGGCGATCGCCGCTATGATTCGCAGTAACCAAAACCTGTTGGAAATGGTCAACACCCTGCTAGAAGTCCATCGTTTTGAGGCAGGTAAAAAGACCTTGCAATTTGAAAGCTGCAATCTCCGTCAGATTATTGAAGAAGTCGTTCAAGAACTCAGTCCGCTTGCTGATGAAAAGGACTTGATGCTGAAAATCGATGCCAGCAAATTAGATCCAAGCGATGAAAGTGCAAGCACAGTCATGGGCGATCGCCTAGAACTGCGACGAATTTTCAGTAACTTGATTGGAAATGCCATCAAATTTACAGATACAGGTGGGATAAACGTTCGCATTTTGGAAACGTCTCCATCTTCCACCAATCAAAAATGGGTAATAACAGAAGTACAAGACACCGGGTACGGAATTGCTGCGGACGACCTGCCGACACTTTTTGAACGGTTTCGTCAAGGTAAAAACAAACGCGCTGGCAGTGGCTTGGGCTTACATCTTTCGCGCCGTATTGCCGAGTTTCATGGTGGCACTATTGAAGTAGCCTCTGAACTTGGTAAAGGCAGTGTTTTTACAGTTAAATTGCCAAAATTATAAGCCAAATTGAAAGTTTGAATTTATAAAAAAATCTTAAATTTATCAAGGTGTTATAGCCTTAATATGTTTCTGCTGTTGTAATACCAAATTGGGAAAGGTATTATTGTGTCATGCTGTAGACGCTTGCGGCTACAGAATGACAAGTAAAGACAATTTGATATAAATACCTAAAAAGGGAGTTTGGCAAAAAGTCTATTGACTAAACTGGATGTAATTAGTGTAGTTGAATCCTAAAAAAGGAATAAATAATAAGGAAGCAATTATCACTTGATGCTTACTGAAAATACTTCATTCGGATGGTGACTTTGGACAATGCTTCCTAATACTATTTGAGACAGTAAACAAACAAAACAATTGTCCCGACGTAAATTAGTTTTTTAGGTTACACTACTAGCGACAACTCAAAAAGTAAGGTGTTAGTCCATAGTCAAGAGGAGCCAGCGCGTTGCGGAGGTTCCCGAGGCAGTGCGTTGCGGGGGTTCCCCCCGTTGTAGCACCTGCCGTTCCGTTGTAGCGACTGGCATTTCAGGGTCAAAATAAACTACTATTGATGATTGACAACTCACTCTTGAGTGTTGATTAATTCCACTACACTTGTTGGCTTGTTACTGGTGGTCTACATCTTCCGGAAAAGAACATATGGCAACATCACCTCCAACTCGCGGTCAAGCAGAACGAACTTTAGCACAGGGAATACAAGCTTTGTATCGGGAACAACTTGGACACCAGCCAAGTAAAGTTACCTGTAAGTTGTCAGACCAAAATTTAGTGATTGTAATTGAGAATTCTATTACACCACCAGAGCTGTTACTAGCTCAAACAGGTAGACAAGAATTAGCTGAACAAGTCAGATCAGACTTAGATAATGCTATTCAACCTGAAATCAAGGAACTGATTGAAGAGACCTTAAATGTATCTGTAGTCGAAATACTTAGTGATGCTACCTTGGAAAGCGGTCGTTCAGGCATTATTGCCATCTTGTCTGATATACCTAATATTCGTAATGCTGTTCCCAGCGCTAAAGCGAGGAGAAAGGCTTCATAGATTGGAAGCTACATCCTTAAAATGTAGCTTATTTCTAACACAAGTCCACAGCCGAATAATTATCTAATTTTTCACCAACATAACGGTAAATTATTGCCTCTAAATCTTCAATCATATAAGGCTTGCTGATGTAGTCATCAAACCCTGCATCTAAGATGCGTTCTCGATCTTCTGTACTGGCTAAAGCTGTGACTGCAACAACAGTAATATTGCGAGTTAGCGGTTCTTGCTTTAGATAGCGCATAACATCAATCCCATTGATACCTGGCAACAAAATATCCAACAGGATCAAGTCTGGCTGATACTCTTTAGCTACCAGTACAGTAGTTGAACTGTCTGTTTGACAAATCAGTCTACAGCCCAGTGATTCAAGAGTGTAACTCATCAGCAGCAAATTATCATCATTATCTTCCACTGCTAAAATTAACGGCGGTTGGAAGTTTTGCTTATTTTGTTCACCCATAACCACTTGTGCCAGTTCCATTCCTTCTCCAGAAAATCTCATTTGCATTCATGTCTATGCTTGAATGAACAGACGAGGCATTCCGAGAGCGGCTGGATAGCGCTCATTCAAGACTGGCTCGCTTCTCAACTCTATCAAGTCGATTGCCTTTGCTCTCCAAGGATAGAGTGTCAGAGGAAAGAGTATCTCAAGTTGAAAGAGTGGAGCTATACCTCTTGATTATAAGCAAAATAAAGAAAAGATTTAGCAGATTAATTATAAGTACTTAATATATTTAATTATTTTTTAATATAGTCTCTCTAATGTAATGCTAATCGGCACAAATGCATATATTTTTTGTGATGGCTGTGAGTAGTTGATAGTTGATGGTTAGTTTAGATATCTGCATTGACTGCAAAAATAAAAATTAATAACTGTCAAGATAAATACGCTACTTTTTTCCTATATAAAAAATGCTAATAGCATGAGTATAAATACTTTGTAACTTCATGCCTACAACTCTATAGCGATCGCTGTAGAACTGTAGGCATCTTTATCAGATTAGCATCTAAATAATCGTGGTTACTAACTAGATTCAATCAAGGTCTTGCCACCTTGTCACAGACCTTTTTGTAAAGATTGAAAAAAAATCCTCTCAGGTATTGACACATCGTGTAGTATGCAGGTAGTATATAAACAACAACAAACAAAAGTCAAATATATAAAAAGTGTTTAACCTCCCAAAATATATATCAAAAGGAGGTGTGAGTATGGTTCACATTCGTTTTGAAGGTCGTTCATATGATATTAGTGAGTCACAACTGGGCTTAACAACAAGCATGAATGATTTCGCTATCAAAGAGCGACTAGCACAACATTTTGATGTGCAATTAAATCGCTTTGAATCTTACATAATTGATCGCAGACCAAGTGGTGATTTAATAGTAAGACCAGAAGCAGTTTACGGATAAAAATTTGTCCCGCACCCTAACAGGTAAAGCTTACATACATAATTGTTCCGCAAGGAACTTGTAGGTACCCTACGGGAAGCCGCCCTGTGGGCGTCTACGACTCCTACCATCGCCACTGTTTGGCGATGTAGACAAATTGGTAAAGTCAAAATGTAAATAGCTTTTCCAACTTGTGTGGGGCAATCAATCTTTCACTTCGCGCCCTAACATAAAAAGCTTACATACTAGCTCAATTGGTAGAGCATTACTCTGATAAAGTAAGTGTAACAGGTTCGATCCCTGTGTATGAACGAACAGCTTCTTCAACTTGCGCGAAGTGTTTAAAATTATAAATTATTTAACTCAATAATGAGTGATAAATGTAGCAAATTTCAGACAGTTGCTGAAATCGAAAATTTGTTAGCTGCATTCAATCATTGCACTTTGCCACGATGTGAGTGGAATCATACTGCACATTTGACAGTTGCATTATGGTATCTCACACAATATGGGGAAAAAGAAGGAAGCGATCGCATTCGCCAAAGTATCCAGCGGTATAACGCAGCTATGGGTATTCAAACTACAAAAAATAGCGGCTATCACGAAACTCTCACTCTATTTTGGATTCAGATAGTGCGTCGTTATTTGTCAGTTAACAACAGAAAAGATTCGCTATTGCAGCTGACTAACGGACTAATCGATAGTTACGGTAATAAGTATCTGCCACTGCAATACTACAGTCGGGATTTACTGATGTCTTGGGTGGCTCGAAGTAGCTGGGTTGAACCAGACTTAAAACCTTTGATTGACATCCAGCCTTCCTCAAGTTAAAACGGTAGTTGTCGCCGCGCCCTAACAGAGAAAGCTTACATACTAACTCAATGGTGAGTACTCGGCTGTTAACCGATTAGACGGGTTCGATTCCCATGTATAAACAAACAGCTTTCTCGACTTGCGCGGTGATTATTCACTCGCAAACGTGCGACAACTACCTCCGCACAACTCTTCACAAAATGGAGGTAGTACCCATGAATACAGCAGAACGCGACTTGCGTTTAGAACTTCTCAACAGCTTGCTGACAACTCCTCACCGCGAACGGTCGAAGGTAGCAGAATTCCATAAATTAATAGTAGAGCTTGACCCGATTTTCTACGGACATCTAGCTGTATGGTATCAGCATAACGGTGATGTTCGCGACCACAAAGAAGTGTTTGTGGGACATTTGCTGACAAGCAATGTGAATGCACACCGCGACGCTGGGTTTGTCATGCTGCAAGAGTTTCCACCTTACCAAGTGGCGCGAATTGTAGACTTTATGAAGCAGCAACTAGGTAAAGTTCCGCGTTGTGCGCGTACCGCCGTGCGGCGTTATTTGCAAGCGCGGGAAATCAACCCTCAGCTTTTCGATCGCGCTGCTTTACGCGGACGCAAGGCGATGAAGCACCTGTATGCAACTTTGCATATTAAGCCAAATATGCGTGCAGATGCGGTGTTGTTCAAAGATACTCCACCACAAGACAGCCTTGCTTTTATTCTCAAGCAAGTGGCTGGATCTGCCACACCAGCCGAACAAGCGGCTTTGATTGTCGAGCATAACATCCCTTATACCATTGCCATTGGTGCGGTGAAGCAACTCACACCAACGGTGCTGGTAGCGTTGATTAACTCCATGTCACCGCAAGAAGTAATTAACAACCTCAAATCCCTCAAACAACGGGGTGCAATGGAACACCCAGAAGTCAAAGAATTGATTGATGGGAAGTTGGAACAAGCAGCAAAAAGCGATCGCGTCTCTGCATTCAAAGCCACAGTCGCCGCCGATGTCACCCAGTTGGATACGGAAACTGTTGCAAAGCTGGAAAAAGTCACGAACGAGCAAGTCAAAAAGCGCGGTAAAATTGCCAAGCCAACAGCCTTGTTGGTTGACAAGTCTGGAAGCATGGATATAGCGCTAGAAGTGGGTAAACAAATTGCCGCCTTAATTTCTGGTATCACCGAAGCAGACTTGTTTGTGTATGCTTTTGACACCATTGCTTACCCAGTGAAAGCACAGAGTACAGAACTGTCAGACTGGGAAAAAGCGTTTCAGCACATTTTTGCTAACGGTGGGACTAGCATCGGTGCGGGACTGGAAACCATGCGGTTGAAAAAGCAGCTAGTAGAACAAATTATCATTGTCACCGACGAAGGCGAAAACACCCAGCCATACTTTGCTGAAGCTTACCAAGCCTATCAGCGAGATTTGGGAGTAATGCCTAACGTCATCATCGTCCGAGTGGGACAATGGTGTGATTACGTTGAAGGCAAGCTGAAAGAAAAGCAAGTACCTGTGGATACCTTCACTTTTGCGGGTGACTACTACTCTTTGCCAAATTTGGTTCCATTGCTATCACGTCCATCCCGGCTAGAGTTGCTGATGGAAATTTTGGATACACCGCTACCCGTGCGGGACGATAAGTAGGGGAAGGTGGGTAGATGGGGAGATGGGGAGAGTGGGGGAGTAGTAAACCACTAACCACTAACTACTAACTACTAACCACTAACCACTAACCACTAACTAATGACCAATGACTAATGACCAAGCGGGGTTTTTTGTAACTCTTGGTTGAGATAAACACGGAGTGCGGGGTACTTCACCTATGGTTAAGGATATGCTTGGCGATCGCACTTACTTCTTGTGTCCAAGGATGATCGGGGTAGCGCAAGCTGAAAATATCGCTGCTACCCAGATAAAACATTTCTTCACACACAGGTAAGATGCCAGCCACATTTGTACCGTAGGTTGAAACTATTTGTTGCCGCAAAGCCTGAAAGTTAAAAGTTGGCAGCGCCTTATTGATTACCAGCATAATGCTAGGAACATCTAACTTGCGAGCCACATCAACAGCTACAGCCGTACCTTGGTAATCTTGCTGATCTGGTCGAAGGATGACCACAAGGATATTGGAAATAATAATAGACAGTAGGGTTTCTTCGTTAATGCCAGGGTGAGTGTCAATAAAAAGATAATCCAGTTTTAAGCGTTTGCTCAAATGCTGAAAACCATCGTTAAGCAGGCGTGCATCGTATCCCTCACGCAAAATGCGAGAAATCTCACCAGTCTTGATGCTGGAAGGAATTAGATAAATATTACCTCTGATTGCAGGGGCTTTCTGCTTCATTTTCAGCAGTGGTGTAACGTCGTAAGCAGCCTTTTCAATCGGACAGCGACCCCACAGATAATCATTCAGGGTGTAGCTTACTTTATTTTCTTCGAGACCGAAAAGAACATGAATTCCAGGCGATTGAATATCAGTATCAACAATACCAACCCGCTTACCAGAACGAGCGATCAAAGTGGCTATATTAGCAGTTACATTTGATTTACCTGTTCCACCACGGAATGAATGGATAGAAATGACTTTAGACATAATAAATATCCTCAATTCAGAGTTAAAATTTCAAAATTACGCCTGATGTGAACTATTTAATTAACTCGGTAGTTACTTGTACTTCCAAACAACCACCAACCACCAACCACTAACCAATGTACAGACGTGCCATGGCACGTCTCTACAACCACCAAAACTTATTCATCTGATTCTGACCATTTATTTCTAATATCTTTTGCCTCTTTGCGTAATTTCTGGAAGTATTCACTGCGAGCAATTTCATCCACTTGGCGAGCCATCTTGGTTTCGTCTATTTTGATGCGGAGTTCCTGCACCTGTTGTTTTAGGCGTTGCTCGCGAGCGTAGACTTCACGAACCATTTTCTGAAAGACTCGCCCCAACTGTCCTAATTCGTCAGTGCGTTTAACAAGTACTGTCAGATTTTTAATTTCATACTCTTTTGCTTCATCAGAATTAATTGTATCAGTACTAATTTTTTGAGCCAGTTGAGCCATTGGTTTGATAGGTTGGATTACATTTAGCTTCAACAAATAATTAATCAGAATAATGACCAAGGCGAAAATTGCAATAAAAATACCAATGAATAAGGAAAAATTCTTGCGAACGTTCTCAAAAACTTGACTGGCAGGAACATAAATTATTTGAATACCGAGGATCTCATTGAGCTTCCATCCAAAACCATGCTCTGTTCCATAGGTTTCTACAAGGCTCTTGGGTGCCATTTCGGGAGTGCTATGGCAACTAAGACACTTGGGATTTTGAATAGAAAAAGGACGGGCGCTATAAAACAATTGCTCTCCAAATGCAGTCAGAAAACCTGATTTGGATCGCAAGCTTGGGTTATTACGGAAGGTTTCTATAAGATTAGTTTCAAATTCATCAGCTTGATCCTGTAAATTTGTTGGGTTAAGTGTGGCGTCTTTGTAAAGGTAATGTTGATATTCTTTTTTGTCGCGTAGATTCTCAAATACTTCCCTAGCTGCATAACTAGGTACTGTTTCAGGAACAAACTTTTCCTGATTTTTTAGATAAGGCTCTAACAAGCTTGTTATGTGGCTACTACTATAGTCTCTAACTGAATTGACCATTTGCATCAGCACTTGCGCTCTGTAGTTGATTTCATTTTCAGCTGTGTATTCAAGTGCCTTTGATAAAGCCAATCCACTAAACGCGATCGCCCCTATAAAAACTAGCGATAGGAGCAAGGTAAATTTGTTGGCAAGCTTGGAACTATTTATCATTTTTCTTAGTTTTCATATCCATGAAAAATCCATTTTTCATTTCTATAGCATTATCTTCATCGTAAAAATTTAATAAGGAAAAAACATCTGAAGAATGTCTTGAATCCCTGTGCAACGAAATATATAAACTACCTCTAACTTTCGTTGACTGAATAAGTAAAATTAGCTATGACTAAAGTCGGATGTGGCAGCAATATGTAAAAGGGATCGGGGATTGGAGATCGGGGAAGAGATTTTTATTCCCTCGTTGTGGGTGAAAAGTCCGTGGGAGGACTGTCTTGAAAGTTGGGCATGGGGCATTGGGGAGCCAGTGCGCCCTTGGTGGTTGCCCCCGTTGTAGCACCTGGCGTCATTGGAAGAGAGATTTTCATCCTTTGCTGTGCGCCCCGGTGCATGGGAGTCTTGCACCCCTATGGAACAGATCGGAGGCGGAGCCTCCAAACCCTCGTTACCAGGTTCAACCTAGTAACGAGAATTAAGCAGCCCCTGGCTCCTAATGACAAATGACAAATGACGACCCTTACGAGTTAACTTTATTCGTGCCGATCTACTAAGAAAGTAAGCGCTGCCGAAATTCCACTGCTTTTTTGGAGTCTCCAATCTCTGCTACTAACTTCAATACCAGTTCTTCTGGAGAAAGTTGCTCAGAAGATTTTATTGTTTCCTGAACTACAACGATCGCCATCGGGCCGATTAATTCAGCGAGATCGCGCTGACATTTTTGTACAAAACTTTTCTGGAGGGTAGGGTGTTTCCAGCTTTGATCTGAGATTACTCTCGCAGGCTGCGATATAGTAACTGAGGATTCTGATAAGGGTAGTCTCGCAGTAATGCGACAACCAGCACCTGGACTACTTTCAATTTGGAATTGACCTTTTAAGAGGGTAACTCTTTCTCGGATTGCTTGGAGAGCAAACCCCAGCGGTTTTTGATCTAATTGAAATCCTCTGCCATTGTCTTCAATCATGAGATGGACTTGCTCTGGGGTAGCACTCAACTGAATATTAACTGCTGTTGCTTCCGCGTGTTTGTAGATATTTTTCAGTGCTTCTTGCATAAGCCGGTAGAGCATTTTGGCAACCTCTACAGGTAAAGGAACATCTAAGTTCAATTGAGTAGTGGGTAAAATGCCTGTGGCATAATGGAATTCCTGCATAAGAAATGCGATCGCTGTCTGAAACCGCTCTTTTGGTACATCAGCACGAAGCGTATTGACTGAACTACGAACCTCCTGCATAGCCATAGAACCAAGCCGTTTGGACTCGACAATAAACTGATGGGCTTGCTCTAGGTCTACTTGCCAAAATTTGAGAGCGCCTTGTAACTGAATATTCAAGGCAGCTAAAGCATGTCCGAGAGAATCATGGACATTGTGGGCAAGGCGGTTGCGTTCCCGCACGGCGGCGAGTTCTTCCATTTGCAGGGTGTACTGTCGCAGTTGCTCGCAAGCAATTGTAAGTTGTTCCCGCATCTGGCGATCGCTCAGTACCATATTCACCAGTTGCAGCAAAAACAATAATGCCATGCCAAACAGCAGCACATAGCTCAATTG
This window contains:
- a CDS encoding PAS domain-containing sensor histidine kinase, with the translated sequence MVQEPKFAEINTNKLEQVAAALQESEWRFRVIFNQTWQLMGFMKPDGTVTEVNQAALDFGGLDSAALIGRPFWEASWWAISPQTQGELQRAIAAAAQGECIRYEVDVLGAGNEIATIDFSIKPIRDQTEQVVLLAWEGWDISNYKRAEAEIRQLKSQLQQSVSAPTALIEVATHQKEQLLQAETERQLAQQALQQSDRRYATLAKMSPVGIFHTDAVGNCLYVNERWCEIAGLTPEQALGLGWVAAIHPEDRQQVLAKWNQSVQKKLPFRAEYRFQQPGGKTVWLLGQAVAETQENGEVVGYIGTVTDITDRKLVEQALRESEERFHAMADTAPVMIWMSGIDKLCDYFNKPWLEFTGRTMAQELGNGWAEGVHPDDIERCLDTYVTAFDARQPFKMEYRLRRFDGEYCWVLDTGAPRWNADGSFAGYIGSCIDISDRKQTELNLTRMNTILAQTTAMLKKRNDELDQFAYVASHDLKAPLRAIANLSEWIEEDLQDQLTEENQKQMDLLRGRVRRMEALINGLLEYSRIGRIQTPVSVVNVGELLQEVIESLAPPPTFTIDIQPGMPTLKTKRLPLQQVFTNLIGNAIQHHTRPDGHVKISVQDRNDYYEFAVTDDGPGIAPEYQDKVFVIFQTLEARDRKESTGVGLAIVKKIVETETGAIALESRLGGSSTFRFTWPKQARE
- a CDS encoding response regulator → MRFSGEGMELAQVVMGEQNKQNFQPPLILAVEDNDDNLLLMSYTLESLGCRLICQTDSSTTVLVAKEYQPDLILLDILLPGINGIDVMRYLKQEPLTRNITVVAVTALASTEDRERILDAGFDDYISKPYMIEDLEAIIYRYVGEKLDNYSAVDLC
- a CDS encoding response regulator, translated to MAERSINILLVEDDEVDVMNVKRAFKKVNITNPLYVATNGVEALTMLRGNNGKPPEVPDSRRLILLDLNMPKMGGIEFLQELRSDSQLRPTPVVVMTTSNQDKDRVEAYNLNVAGYLLKPVTFANFIELMATLNKYWTLCEMP
- a CDS encoding DUF2294 domain-containing protein codes for the protein MATSPPTRGQAERTLAQGIQALYREQLGHQPSKVTCKLSDQNLVIVIENSITPPELLLAQTGRQELAEQVRSDLDNAIQPEIKELIEETLNVSVVEILSDATLESGRSGIIAILSDIPNIRNAVPSAKARRKAS
- a CDS encoding ATP-binding response regulator: MEETLKILVVDDDEVDRMGVRRALKAAGVNVELFEAEDCNGAIAALRNTSFDCVFLDYRLPDQDGLTLINEIRSHGVKVPLVVLTGQGDEQIAVELMKAGATDYLSKSRVSPETLAQVLRNAMRVYKAEMQVALANQRLRESNELLTRKNQELEAQQQQIELQNLKLKEASQLKSQFLATISHELRTPMNAIIGFSQLLLRPKCGDLTTQQRDMVERILNNSKHLLMLLNEVLDFSKLEVGRLNLKPEIFDLSQVVKTTVAETTSLAEAKKLSVHVQAELQNRMVFNDPLRLRQILMNLLSNAIKFTESGSIGVDVKELADNRIEIAVWDTGIGIASSDLQYIFEAFRQLDQSITRKYPGTGLGLPIVDALVQMMGGKISVESELGQGSVFRIELPRHISSKQQNQDRMSKLTHLSSTSKKHLAKQQDNLRFAQEGMQGLPRERGDR
- a CDS encoding sensor histidine kinase, with product MLPATNSKVDRILAVDDTPDNLVLLQTILEIEGYEIELVADGATALQKIEQSPPDLILLDVMMPGLDGYEVTRRIRSNPIIDYIPILLLTAFHDVSVVEGLDAGADDFIRKPFDQDELLARVRSLLRLKHSLDEQKKLFSQQEDFVSRLTHDLRTPLVAADRMLNLFQQEAFCKISPEMKQAIAAMIRSNQNLLEMVNTLLEVHRFEAGKKTLQFESCNLRQIIEEVVQELSPLADEKDLMLKIDASKLDPSDESASTVMGDRLELRRIFSNLIGNAIKFTDTGGINVRILETSPSSTNQKWVITEVQDTGYGIAADDLPTLFERFRQGKNKRAGSGLGLHLSRRIAEFHGGTIEVASELGKGSVFTVKLPKL